The proteins below come from a single Rhizobium sp. BT04 genomic window:
- a CDS encoding helix-turn-helix domain-containing protein, with protein MGTISVRPAKPAAAFAQEDEAMLFSTANSSSLARGSYWQDVISNTYFPLDLKYRDEDRFTGDLQCWSMGNLSLSRIKCEAILYKRHERQIVAEREKSFLVTIPDIASINFAQDGREVSCAPGGFVLERGDAPYEFSHPGPNAVWVLKVPSSTLRARVGPPERLTALSFDATKGVGAYFVDAVRSSARRLNEMDGTAHEVVGQHLVDLLCMAIQGDERVLSSNLSSVRSAHLFRAEQFIRNQLHKQELLPQDIADRCGISLRYLQRLFTDSGRSICEWIREQRLLMCDEELRKKSSQLTISEIAYNWGFSDQSQFSKHYRSYFGRSPSEARLQYRQNAIC; from the coding sequence ATGGGAACAATATCGGTGAGACCGGCAAAGCCGGCCGCCGCCTTCGCACAGGAGGATGAGGCAATGCTGTTTTCGACGGCCAATTCCAGTTCGCTGGCTCGCGGAAGCTATTGGCAGGATGTTATCTCCAATACTTATTTCCCGCTCGACCTCAAATATCGTGACGAGGATCGGTTCACCGGCGATCTGCAATGCTGGTCGATGGGGAATTTATCGCTGTCGCGGATCAAATGCGAGGCGATCCTCTATAAGCGCCACGAGCGCCAGATCGTCGCCGAACGCGAAAAGAGCTTCCTGGTCACCATTCCGGATATTGCCAGCATCAACTTTGCCCAGGACGGGCGCGAGGTTTCCTGCGCACCTGGAGGCTTCGTGCTCGAACGCGGGGATGCCCCTTACGAGTTCAGTCATCCGGGCCCGAATGCGGTATGGGTCCTGAAAGTGCCGAGCTCGACGCTCCGGGCCCGTGTCGGGCCGCCGGAACGGCTTACGGCGCTTTCCTTCGATGCCACCAAGGGCGTCGGCGCCTATTTTGTCGATGCAGTGCGGTCGAGCGCCCGCCGCTTGAACGAGATGGACGGGACCGCGCATGAAGTGGTCGGCCAGCATCTGGTCGATTTGCTGTGTATGGCGATCCAGGGCGACGAGCGCGTGCTCAGCAGCAATCTCAGCTCCGTCCGGTCGGCGCATCTCTTCCGGGCCGAGCAATTCATCCGCAACCAGCTCCACAAGCAGGAACTGCTGCCCCAGGACATCGCTGATCGCTGCGGGATCTCGCTGAGATATCTGCAGCGGCTGTTCACCGACAGCGGAAGGTCGATCTGCGAATGGATCCGCGAACAGCGGCTTCTGATGTGCGATGAGGAACTACGCAAGAAGAGTTCGCAGCTGACGATTTCGGAAATCGCCTATAATTGGGGCTTCTCCGACCAGTCGCAGTTTTCCAAGCATTATCGGTCTTATTTCGGCCGCTCGCCGAGCGAGGCGCGCCTGCAATATCGGCAGAACGCCATCTGTTGA
- the torT gene encoding TMAO reductase system periplasmic protein TorT, producing the protein MKRTSMNKVMLSGLLALFHPTLSYAGDIWPFDVTDVVSGKTVPYQGLDKASKKWHICVLFPHMKDSYWVGVDYGIADQAKQLGIKATIFQAGGYTEAAKQVAQYNDCVALGVDAIVIGAISEAGLAKSMTEGKAKGIVQVGVINPLQGDVADAKIYANYDVAAEAGAKFLADKFKGNADHVKLLHFPGPQGSGWAEASTEGVKRGIEGSKIDLLDAKYGDTGKSIQLQLVEDALQTYDDISIIYGTAVTAEVAKQALQEAGVDRDITVASYYSNEGIVDLVKKGEVSATVTESPVMEARIAVDLAVRILEKKEHYKHLNPAMSIVTKDNIDSMDLTRSFAPADWKPVYSVD; encoded by the coding sequence ATGAAACGCACAAGTATGAATAAGGTGATGTTGTCAGGTCTCCTGGCACTTTTCCACCCCACTCTGTCCTATGCCGGGGATATCTGGCCGTTCGACGTGACGGATGTCGTCTCCGGCAAGACCGTTCCCTATCAGGGCCTCGATAAGGCGTCGAAGAAATGGCACATCTGCGTGCTGTTCCCGCATATGAAGGACAGCTATTGGGTCGGCGTCGACTACGGTATCGCCGACCAGGCGAAACAGCTCGGCATCAAGGCAACGATCTTTCAGGCGGGCGGTTACACCGAAGCTGCCAAGCAGGTGGCGCAGTACAATGACTGCGTGGCGCTCGGCGTCGACGCCATCGTCATCGGCGCGATTTCGGAAGCTGGTCTCGCCAAGAGCATGACCGAGGGCAAGGCAAAGGGCATCGTCCAGGTCGGCGTGATCAATCCGCTGCAGGGCGACGTGGCCGACGCCAAGATTTACGCCAATTACGATGTCGCGGCCGAAGCCGGCGCGAAATTCCTCGCCGACAAGTTCAAGGGCAATGCCGACCACGTCAAGCTGCTGCATTTCCCCGGGCCGCAGGGATCGGGCTGGGCGGAAGCCTCGACCGAGGGCGTCAAGCGCGGCATTGAAGGCTCGAAAATCGACCTTTTGGACGCCAAGTATGGCGACACCGGCAAGAGCATCCAGTTGCAGTTGGTGGAGGATGCGCTGCAGACCTATGACGATATCAGCATCATCTACGGCACGGCGGTCACCGCCGAAGTCGCCAAGCAGGCGCTGCAGGAAGCCGGCGTCGACCGGGATATCACGGTTGCCTCCTATTATTCCAACGAGGGCATCGTCGATCTCGTGAAGAAGGGCGAAGTCAGCGCCACCGTCACGGAATCGCCGGTGATGGAAGCCCGCATCGCCGTGGACCTCGCTGTCCGCATTCTTGAAAAGAAGGAGCACTACAAGCATCTCAATCCGGCGATGAGCATTGTG